A section of the Oncorhynchus gorbuscha isolate QuinsamMale2020 ecotype Even-year linkage group LG06, OgorEven_v1.0, whole genome shotgun sequence genome encodes:
- the LOC124037370 gene encoding protein zwilch homolog, translating into MGSKIIADAVRFSKMLRSLQDDCKDSCIYEEDIQILRVNGGKHLHNIYTGDRPVFICEKTAPQIDPEDDKMDETHSDDETHSDDETNHEVKIELGPQPLTIMKARQLLSWYTMSQNSIVSPVLCPQTQYGATWSVDDPGDSTSLSMATLNIKVSSGDMRSPMYPLYRELEFLQMLADGLRTGETEWMEPVETMSAVQLTREYLDELQNTVKTLQDQSTKEAVKVKTEMGTSETEIFNSLMERGDLDFIEQLWVRMRNSVTSYQDVGDCLKMVIKALQYGDIKPWIHRDSSSSLSKLIIQSYHHQMDHVSLTGLTPVHMLLEMGLDKMRKDYINYLIGQDLTTLNHLSYYLSTVEDLQEQVIRLRKLHHLLEIMVTCSTFLCLPYDRLFLLTQLCLQYYKTCPYDEDHEFKLQIKPALISHFYQKEQAVSWGVEVSSGNCPREVKTSWLLSDKPLVEHIVFETDEMTVNSASETAYFTTMVCCSLVNLLLRSKSLN; encoded by the exons ATGGGCTCCAAGATCATCGCCGATGCTGTACGGTTTTCGAAAATGCTTCG GTCTCTTCAAGATGACTGCAAAGACTCCTGTATATATGAGGAAGACATCCAGATACTGAGAGTGAATGGAGGGAAACATCTCCACAACATCTACACCGGTGACAGACCAGTCTTCATCTGTGAGAAAACG GCCCCACAGATCGACCCTGAAGATGACAAAATGGATGAGACGCACTCTGACGATGAGACGCACTCTGACGATGAGACAAATCATGAAGTCAAGATAGAGTTGGGGCCACAGCCTCTCACCATCATGAAAGCAag GCAGCTGTTGTCTTGGTACACAATGTCTCAGAACAGCATTGTATCTCCAGTGTTGTGTCCCCAGACTCAGT ATGGAGCCACGTGGAGTGTTGACGATCCTGGagactccacctctctctccatggccACTCTG AATATCAAGGTGTCCAGTGGCGACATGAGAAGTCCCATGTATCCGTTGTACAGGGAGCTGGAGTTTCTACAG ATGCTGGCTGATGGTCTGAGGACCGGAGAGACTGAGTGGATGGAACCTGTGGAGACCATGTCTGCTGTGCAGTTGACAAGGGAGTACCTGGATG AACTGCAGAACACTGTAAAGACTCTGCAGGATCAGTCTACCAAAGAG GCAGTGAAGGTGAAGACAGAGATGGGaacatcagagacagagatattcaACTctctgatggagagaggagatctGGACTTCATAGAACAGCTCTGGGTTCGCATGAGGAACA GTGTGACTTCCTATCAAGATGTCGGAGACTGTCTGAAAATGGTCATCAAAGCTTTGCAGTATGGTGACATTAAACCATGG ATTCACAGAGACAGCAGTAGCTCCCTCAGTAAGCTGATCATTCAGTCTTACCACCATCAGATGGATCATGTCTCTTTGACAGGCCTGACACCTGTCCACATGCTGCTGGAGATGGGCCTAGACAAGATGAGGAAGGACTACATCAACTACCTcatag GTCAAGATCTGACCACGCTAAACCACCTG AGTTACTACCTGAGTACAGTGGAGGACCTGCAGGAGCAGGTGATCAGACTGAGGAAACTACACCACCTGCTGGAGATCATGGTGACCTGCAGCACCTTCCTGTGCCTGCCATACGACAGACTCTTCCTCCTCACACA GTTGTGTTTGCAGTACTACAAGACATGTCCCTATGACGAGGACCACGAGTTCAAACTGCAGATCAAACCTGCCCTGATCAGCCACTTCTACCAGAA ggAGCAGGCGGTGTCCTGGGGGGTGGAAGTGTCTAGTGGTAATTGCCCCAGAGAGGTGAAGACATCCTGGCTGCTGAGTGACAAGCCCCTGGTGGAACACATCGTCTTTGAAACAg ATGAGATGACTGTGAACAGCGCCAGCGAGACTGCCTATTTCACCACCATGGTGTGTTGCAGCCTGGTCAATTTGCTGCTTAGATCCA AAAGTCTCAACTGA